The proteins below are encoded in one region of Lonchura striata isolate bLonStr1 chromosome 1, bLonStr1.mat, whole genome shotgun sequence:
- the TBC1D7 gene encoding TBC1 domain family member 7 produces MADDSQRNFRSVYYEKVGFRGVEEKKSLEILLKDDRLDIEKLCTFSQRFPLPSMYRILVWKVLLGIIPPHHESHALVMKYRKEQYWDIHHALRVIRFINDSTPQVDVFLRIHQLESGKLPRNVAFPLEPEDEVFLAIAKAMEEMVEDPIECYWLVSCFVNQLNSKHKDSLQQLPKMLEQYLNIEDNRLLMHLKTCAAMSKLPYDLWFKKCFAGCLPESSLQRVWDKVISGSCKILVFVAVEILLTFKMKIIALNSAEKITQFLENIPQDNTDAIVSKAVDLWRTHCGTPAHSV; encoded by the exons ATGGCTGATGACTCTCAGAGAAACTTCCGCTCAGTGTATTATGAAAAAGTGGGATTTCGTGGAGTTGAAGAAAAGAAGTCACTGGAAATTCTGTTAAAGGATGATCGTTTGG ATATTGAGAAGCTTTGCACATTTAGTCAAAGGTTTCCTCTTCCATCCATGTATCGTATACTGGTGTGGAAAGTGCTTCTAG gaattattCCTCCTCACCACGAATCTCATGCTTTGGTGATGAAGTACCGGAAGGAGCAATACTGGGATATTCACCACGCTCTTCGTGTGATTCGGTTTATTAATGATTCTACCCCACAGGTTGATGTTTTTCTCCGCATACATCAGCTGGAATCGGGAAAATTGCCTCGAAACGTAGCTTTTCCATTG gAACCTGAAGATGAAGTGTTTCTTGCTATTGCTAAAGCAATGGAGGAAATGGTAGAGGATCCTATAGAATGCTATTGGCTTGTCAGTTGCTTTGTGAATCAGCTGAACAGCAAGCACAAAGATTCATTACAACAGCTG CCAAAAATGCTGGAGCAGTATTTGAACATTGAAGATAACAGACTACTGATGCATCTGAAGACATGTGCTGCAATGAGCAAACTCCCCTATGATCTTTGGtttaaaaagtgttttgcaGGATGTTTACCTGAGTCCAGTTTACAGAG AGTTTGGGACAAAGTTATAAGTGGATCCTGCAAGATTCTTGTGTTTGTTGCTGTGGAGATATTATTAACCTTTAAAATGAAGATAATAGCACTGAATTCTGCAGAAAAGATCACACAGTTTTTGGAAAAT ATTCCTCAGGACAACACCGATGCCATTGTCAGCAAAGCTGTGGATCTGTGGCGCACACACTGTGGTACTCCAGCACACTCAGTCTGA